The following proteins are co-located in the Microbacterium sp. SORGH_AS_0888 genome:
- the aceB gene encoding malate synthase A produces the protein MTPTATGIAPETTTPTIEITGPLRERYDEILTPEAIAFLAELHHRFAGRRHDRLADRMRRRYEIGNGHDPRFRDDTAHIRSDRSWKVAGAGPGLEDRRVEITGPTDPKMTINALNSGARVWLADQEDATSPTWKNVIEGQLSLRDAIRGELSFTSPEGKQYTVTAERTPTIVMRPRGWQLPEQHIAFTDRNGRTTSASGSLVDFGLYFFHNAKRLIENGTGPYFYIAKLESSEEAKLWDDVFTFSEQYIGIPHGTIRATVLIETLPAAFEMEEILYEMRDHIAGLNAGRWDYIFSIIKNYRGRGARFVLPDRSEVTMTVPFMRAYTELLVKTCHSRGAYAIGGMSAFIPNRRDPEVTERAFEKVAADKKREAGDGFDGTWVAHPDLIPTAMAEFDAVLGDRPNQLERTRDDVTVTASQLIDVHIGRPITAGGVHGNVSVAIRYIEAWLRGLGAVAIDNLMEDAATAEISRSQIWQWIHQDRQTDDGTAITREYVEGLIDQVLGEVTRFDGDRFDDAADVFREVALQEEFPAFLTTPAYIRFLADS, from the coding sequence ATGACTCCCACCGCCACGGGCATCGCGCCCGAGACCACGACCCCCACGATCGAGATCACCGGACCGCTCCGCGAGCGCTACGACGAGATCCTCACCCCCGAGGCGATCGCCTTCCTCGCCGAGCTCCACCACCGTTTCGCCGGACGCCGCCACGATCGCCTCGCCGACCGCATGCGTCGCCGGTACGAGATCGGCAACGGCCACGACCCGCGTTTCCGCGACGACACGGCGCACATCCGCAGCGACCGCAGCTGGAAGGTCGCGGGCGCAGGCCCCGGCCTCGAGGACCGCCGCGTCGAGATCACGGGCCCCACCGACCCCAAGATGACCATCAACGCGCTGAACTCCGGCGCACGCGTATGGCTCGCCGACCAGGAGGACGCCACGAGCCCCACCTGGAAGAACGTCATCGAAGGACAGCTGTCGCTGCGCGACGCCATCCGCGGCGAGCTGTCGTTCACCTCCCCCGAGGGCAAGCAGTACACGGTCACCGCCGAGCGCACGCCCACGATCGTGATGCGCCCCCGCGGCTGGCAGCTGCCCGAGCAGCACATCGCGTTCACCGACCGGAACGGCCGCACGACGTCCGCCTCCGGCTCGCTCGTCGACTTCGGCCTCTACTTCTTCCACAACGCGAAGCGGCTGATCGAGAACGGCACCGGTCCGTACTTCTACATCGCCAAGCTCGAGTCGAGCGAGGAGGCGAAGCTGTGGGACGACGTGTTCACCTTCAGCGAGCAGTACATCGGCATCCCGCACGGCACGATCCGCGCGACGGTGCTGATCGAGACGCTGCCCGCCGCCTTCGAGATGGAGGAGATCCTCTACGAGATGCGGGACCACATCGCAGGCCTGAACGCCGGACGCTGGGACTACATCTTCTCGATCATCAAGAACTACCGCGGACGCGGTGCCCGGTTCGTCCTGCCGGATCGCAGCGAGGTGACGATGACGGTGCCGTTCATGCGGGCCTACACCGAGCTGCTGGTGAAGACCTGCCACTCCCGGGGCGCGTACGCGATCGGCGGCATGAGCGCCTTCATCCCCAACCGCCGCGACCCGGAGGTGACCGAGCGCGCGTTCGAGAAGGTCGCCGCCGACAAGAAGCGCGAGGCCGGCGACGGCTTCGACGGCACGTGGGTGGCCCACCCCGACCTCATCCCGACCGCGATGGCGGAGTTCGACGCGGTCCTCGGCGATCGACCGAACCAGCTGGAGCGCACGCGCGACGACGTGACCGTGACGGCATCGCAGCTGATCGACGTGCACATCGGGCGCCCGATCACGGCGGGCGGCGTGCACGGCAACGTGTCGGTGGCGATCCGCTACATCGAGGCGTGGCTGCGCGGACTCGGGGCCGTCGCGATCGACAACCTGATGGAGGATGCGGCGACCGCCGAGATCTCCCGTTCGCAGATCTGGCAGTGGATCCACCAGGACCGCCAGACCGACGACGGCACGGCCATCACGCGCGAGTACGTGGAGGGCCTGATCGATCAGGTCCTCGGCGAGGTGACCCGCTTCGACGGCGACCGCTTCGACGACGCGGCCGACGTGTTCCGAGAGGTCGCACTCCAGGAGGAGTTCCCGGCCTTCCTCACGACCCCGGCCTACATCCGGTTCCTCGCCGACTCCTGA
- the aceA gene encoding isocitrate lyase — MSITSTPGTPPLRAGDQTQTAAELQEIWDTDPRWDGVARTYTAEDVIRLRGSVREENTLARRGAENLWNLLHTEDYINALGAYTGGQAVQQVRAGLKAIYLSGWQVAADGNLAGQTYPDQSLYPANSVPAVVRRINNALIRQDQIEHAEGEITRDWLAPIVADAEAGFGGPLNAYELAQSLIQAGAAGIHWEDQLASEKKCGHLGGKVLVPTQQHVRTLNAARLAADVAGVPTVIIARTDALAADLLTSDVDERDQAFTTGERTSEGFYRVRPGLEAVISRGLAFAPYADLIWVETGEPDIELAREFAKAIHAEYPGKMLAYNCSPSFNWKRHLNDEQIATFQKELGELGYAFQFITLAGFHALNYSMFELAKGYAESGMTAYVELQEKEFAAEAQGYTATKHQREAGTGYFDFVSTALNPDSATLALAGSTETAQFH, encoded by the coding sequence ATGAGCATCACATCCACCCCCGGAACTCCCCCGCTGCGCGCCGGGGACCAGACCCAGACCGCCGCGGAGCTCCAGGAGATCTGGGACACCGACCCCCGCTGGGACGGCGTCGCCCGCACCTACACCGCCGAGGACGTCATCCGGCTGCGCGGCTCGGTCCGCGAGGAGAACACCCTCGCCCGCCGCGGCGCCGAGAACCTGTGGAACCTCCTGCACACCGAGGACTACATCAACGCGCTCGGCGCCTACACCGGCGGCCAGGCGGTTCAGCAGGTGCGCGCAGGCCTCAAGGCCATCTACCTGAGCGGCTGGCAGGTCGCGGCCGACGGCAACCTCGCCGGCCAGACCTACCCCGACCAGAGCCTGTACCCCGCCAACTCGGTCCCCGCCGTGGTTCGGCGCATCAACAACGCGCTGATCCGCCAGGACCAGATCGAGCACGCGGAGGGCGAGATCACGCGCGACTGGCTCGCCCCCATCGTCGCCGACGCCGAGGCGGGCTTCGGCGGCCCGCTGAACGCCTACGAGCTCGCACAGTCGCTCATCCAGGCCGGTGCCGCCGGCATCCACTGGGAGGACCAGCTCGCGAGCGAGAAGAAGTGCGGGCACCTCGGCGGCAAGGTGCTCGTGCCGACCCAGCAGCACGTGCGCACCCTCAACGCGGCACGTCTCGCGGCGGATGTCGCGGGGGTCCCGACCGTCATCATCGCCCGCACCGACGCCCTGGCGGCCGACCTGCTCACGAGCGACGTCGACGAGCGCGACCAGGCGTTCACGACCGGCGAGCGCACGAGCGAGGGCTTCTACCGGGTGCGTCCCGGGCTCGAGGCCGTCATCAGCCGAGGCCTCGCCTTCGCCCCCTACGCCGACCTCATCTGGGTCGAGACCGGCGAGCCGGACATCGAGCTGGCCCGCGAGTTCGCCAAGGCGATCCACGCCGAGTACCCCGGCAAGATGCTCGCCTACAACTGCTCCCCCTCGTTCAACTGGAAGCGTCACCTGAACGACGAGCAGATCGCGACCTTCCAGAAGGAGCTGGGCGAGCTGGGCTACGCCTTCCAGTTCATCACCCTGGCCGGCTTCCACGCCCTGAACTACTCGATGTTCGAGCTCGCGAAGGGCTACGCCGAGAGCGGCATGACCGCCTACGTCGAGCTGCAGGAGAAGGAGTTCGCCGCGGAGGCCCAGGGTTACACCGCGACCAAGCACCAGCGCGAGGCGGGCACCGGCTACTTCGACTTCGTCTCCACCGCGCTCAACCCCGACAGCGCGACCCTGGCCCTGGCCGGCTCCACCGAGACCGCCCAGTTCCACTGA